A genomic region of Sarcophilus harrisii chromosome 6, mSarHar1.11, whole genome shotgun sequence contains the following coding sequences:
- the LMO2 gene encoding rhombotin-2 yields MSSAIERKSLDPSEEPVDEVLQIPPSLLTCGGCQQNIGDRYFLKAIDQYWHEDCLSCDLCGCRLGEVGRRLYYKLGRKLCRRDYLRLFGQDGLCASCDKRIRAYEMTMRVKEKVYHLECFKCAACQKHFCVGDRYLLINSDIVCEQDIYEWTKINGMI; encoded by the exons GGAACCAGTGGACGAGGTGCTGCAGATCCCACCATCTCTGCTGACATGTGGTGGCTGCCAGCAAAACATAGGAGACCGGTACTTCTTAAAGGCCATCGATCAGTACTGGCATGAGGACTGCCTCAGCTGTGACCTTTGCGGGTGCCGTCTGGGGGAAGTGGGGCGTCGTTTGTACTACAAGCTGGGCCGAAAGCTCTGCAGGAGAGACTACCTCAG GCTTTTTGGCCAAGATGGTCTCTGTGCTTCCTGTGACAAGCGGATCCGGGCCTATGAGATGACCATGCGTGTGAAGGAGAAAGTGTACCACCTGGAATGTTTCAAATGTGCTGCCTGTCAGAAGCACTTCTGTGTGGGTGACAGGTATCTCCTCATCAACTCAGACATAGTATGTGAACAGGACATCTATGAATGGACTAAAATCAACGGGATGATCTAG